Proteins encoded within one genomic window of bacterium:
- a CDS encoding peptide ABC transporter substrate-binding protein — MTTDELVRQYKAGQITRRELVRDLMLLGLSGSSIGAVLVGDTVAASQLKAASPPRPKRGGTVVVGVYQEANSLNWLLTGGPFSFATMELFPMFEPMLRVNTKGELEPALLAEVPTLKNHGISADGLTYTLRLRPGLKWADGHPCTMRDWAFTWKWIMNPKNGAQITSGWNKIASIQVKNDITAIVKLHELYVPFLADVLPDLPMLPEHVQSTMTTQAFGRKPVGNGPFKFVEWVSGDHITMERNPLYWREPKAWLDRIIFKVVPDRNTVIAQAKTGDIDIGADYTEAQIPEMSTVPSVTLSITHPPIYERYHFTMVTAEDIKKPHPIFGDIRVRKAVTLAIDRQTIINKILFGKTKIAKNELDNTPYENTAITPDPFDPRQAMALLDEAGWKPGPDGMRAKGGVRLSVTHGTTAGNQTRETIQALVQANLKDVGIEMKIANAPASTFFGSFAEGGGAWSRKLDMVGFTDGLQTTDPNIRLDWHSEEIPTKEHPHGNNASGLADPALDKLLDAQLKELDDAKRKELLLKAQKIIHDDYPMVPMYDRSNINTIHKRTHGVHPTDFAGITGVCWNTEQWWVE; from the coding sequence ATGACGACTGACGAACTGGTCCGGCAGTATAAGGCTGGGCAGATAACCCGGCGGGAATTGGTACGGGATTTGATGCTGCTGGGGTTATCCGGCTCGAGCATAGGCGCTGTGCTGGTCGGAGACACTGTTGCCGCCTCCCAGCTGAAGGCGGCAAGCCCTCCTCGGCCTAAACGCGGGGGAACGGTCGTCGTGGGCGTCTATCAGGAAGCCAACAGCCTCAACTGGCTTCTGACCGGCGGACCTTTTTCCTTCGCTACGATGGAGTTGTTCCCCATGTTTGAGCCGATGCTGCGAGTCAACACCAAGGGAGAGCTGGAACCCGCGCTGCTTGCCGAGGTGCCGACGTTGAAGAATCACGGTATCTCGGCCGACGGCCTCACCTACACGCTGCGCCTGCGACCTGGCCTGAAGTGGGCGGACGGCCATCCCTGCACCATGAGGGATTGGGCATTCACCTGGAAGTGGATCATGAATCCAAAGAACGGAGCTCAGATCACCTCTGGTTGGAACAAGATTGCAAGTATCCAGGTGAAGAACGATATTACCGCGATCGTCAAACTGCACGAGCTGTACGTGCCGTTTCTTGCAGACGTGTTGCCTGATTTGCCCATGCTTCCGGAGCATGTCCAGAGCACGATGACCACTCAGGCATTTGGACGTAAGCCCGTAGGGAACGGACCGTTCAAATTTGTTGAATGGGTCTCGGGTGACCACATTACCATGGAACGAAACCCACTGTACTGGCGCGAACCCAAGGCTTGGTTGGACAGAATTATCTTTAAAGTCGTCCCCGACCGTAATACGGTCATCGCTCAGGCAAAAACGGGGGATATTGACATCGGCGCGGACTATACCGAAGCTCAGATTCCAGAGATGTCCACTGTCCCCAGCGTGACCCTCTCGATTACCCATCCCCCCATCTATGAACGTTACCATTTCACAATGGTGACGGCCGAGGATATTAAGAAGCCGCATCCTATTTTCGGAGACATACGAGTACGCAAGGCGGTGACCCTGGCCATTGACCGCCAGACCATCATCAACAAGATCCTGTTCGGGAAAACCAAGATCGCCAAGAACGAGCTAGACAATACTCCGTATGAGAATACGGCCATCACACCAGATCCCTTCGACCCGCGACAGGCGATGGCGCTCTTGGATGAAGCCGGCTGGAAGCCAGGCCCTGATGGCATGAGGGCGAAGGGTGGTGTACGCCTCAGCGTTACTCACGGCACCACCGCCGGCAATCAGACCCGCGAGACAATCCAGGCTCTTGTCCAGGCGAATCTCAAAGATGTCGGGATTGAAATGAAGATTGCGAATGCGCCCGCTTCGACTTTTTTCGGCAGCTTCGCCGAGGGAGGGGGGGCGTGGTCGCGAAAGCTGGACATGGTGGGATTCACCGACGGCCTGCAGACTACGGATCCAAACATACGGCTCGATTGGCACAGCGAGGAGATACCGACGAAAGAACACCCCCACGGGAACAATGCAAGCGGACTGGCCGATCCAGCGCTTGATAAACTGTTGGATGCCCAACTTAAAGAACTCGATGATGCCAAACG
- a CDS encoding NB-ARC domain-containing protein: protein MPKPRRESHRAPRRTATEDSGSQRVPLLSDPTPLIGRDRELEVVRQHLLGDTVRLLTLTGPGGVGKTRLAVAAARSVESAFPGGVWFVDLVPIQDPTHIHAAIAQALQLGETKAHSSRERVTACLHHRRVLLVLDNFEHVLPAALWVGELVATCPHLKVLTTSREPLNLRLEHVMILPGLALPDLARPSPESVARAASAELFLERARLVQPDFAPTPADAQALAELLHRLAGMPLAIQIAAARSRVLSPAAMLARLQGPALLSTEETRDAPARHHTL from the coding sequence ATGCCCAAGCCACGTCGAGAATCTCATCGCGCGCCTCGGAGGACGGCCACCGAGGACTCGGGGAGCCAGCGCGTTCCGCTTCTGTCTGACCCGACGCCTCTGATCGGCCGCGACCGCGAACTGGAGGTTGTCCGCCAGCACCTCCTCGGCGATACGGTGCGTCTCCTGACCTTGACGGGTCCGGGTGGTGTCGGGAAGACGCGGCTGGCGGTCGCCGCGGCCCGCAGTGTAGAGTCGGCTTTTCCTGGTGGCGTCTGGTTTGTCGATCTGGTGCCGATCCAGGACCCCACGCACATTCACGCCGCGATTGCCCAGGCGTTGCAGCTCGGAGAAACCAAGGCCCATTCCTCCCGGGAGCGGGTCACCGCATGCTTGCACCACCGCCGCGTTCTGCTCGTCCTGGATAACTTCGAGCACGTTTTGCCCGCCGCGCTGTGGGTCGGCGAGTTGGTGGCCACCTGCCCGCACCTGAAAGTGCTCACCACCAGCCGCGAGCCGCTGAATCTCCGGCTGGAGCACGTGATGATCTTGCCGGGACTCGCGTTGCCCGATCTCGCCCGGCCGAGCCCGGAGAGCGTCGCCCGAGCAGCGAGCGCGGAGCTCTTTTTGGAGCGGGCCAGGTTGGTCCAGCCCGATTTTGCCCCCACGCCCGCGGACGCCCAGGCGCTCGCCGAACTGCTGCACCGGCTCGCCGGGATGCCCCTGGCCATCCAGATCGCGGCGGCCCGCAGTCGCGTCTTGTCGCCGGCAGCGATGCTGGCACGATTGCAAGGGCCGGCCTTACTCTCCACGGAAGAGACGCGCGACGCGCCGGCCCGGCATCACACCCTT
- a CDS encoding DNA-3-methyladenine glycosylase 2 family protein gives MVRTTLAAAAAEVARRDRVMARLMKTTGPFRLPRPTKDHFAALAESILYQQLAGAAAAAIHRRFVALFDGDLSPEAVLALRPKKLRAAGLSGSKVASIRDLAAKVADGTVPLHRIGRLPDEEIITQLSVVRGIGRWTAEMFLIFQLRRLDVWPVEDYGIRKGYSLAYGLRNLLTPKQLQVKGERFRPYRTVAAWYCWRAVHEQRKPRR, from the coding sequence ATGGTCAGAACCACCCTTGCCGCCGCGGCTGCCGAAGTCGCCCGCCGTGACAGGGTCATGGCCAGACTCATGAAGACGACCGGTCCCTTCCGCCTGCCGCGGCCGACCAAGGACCACTTCGCAGCTCTCGCCGAGAGCATCCTCTACCAGCAACTGGCCGGAGCCGCGGCGGCCGCGATCCACCGACGATTCGTGGCGCTCTTCGACGGTGACCTCTCTCCCGAAGCCGTCCTGGCCCTTCGTCCCAAGAAGCTTCGGGCCGCCGGGCTCTCGGGGAGCAAGGTCGCATCCATCCGAGATCTCGCAGCGAAGGTCGCCGACGGAACCGTCCCCCTTCATCGCATCGGCAGGCTCCCCGACGAGGAGATCATCACGCAGCTGTCGGTTGTCCGGGGCATCGGGCGGTGGACCGCCGAGATGTTCCTGATCTTCCAACTGCGCCGGCTTGACGTGTGGCCGGTCGAGGACTATGGAATTCGCAAGGGCTACTCGCTGGCCTACGGCCTGCGGAACCTCCTGACGCCGAAGCAGCTCCAGGTCAAGGGCGAACGGTTCCGGCCCTACAGGACGGTGGCAGCCTGGTATTGCTGGCGGGCCGTCCACGAACAACGAAAACCGCGCCGGTGA
- a CDS encoding sugar ABC transporter permease, whose protein sequence is MASAGRGADIAVELESAVASARPRRRGRAGARRRDDLVAYVFLAPWLLGLVGITLGPLLASLALSFTRYDLLSTPRWAGIANYQRMVSGDPSFMQSLGVTVLYVVVSVPSVLVISLALALLLNRGLRGLTLYRALFYLPSLLGGSVAIAVLWRQVFGIGGMLNQILALVHIRGQSWIGSPSTALYTLVALNVWQFGATMIIFLAGLRQIPESLYDAAAVDGARWWRRFWHITIPMLSPVIFFNAVLGLIRAFQVFTPAYVVSNGTGGPAGSMLLYALYLYQQGFVHYNMGYAAAMAWVLVIVIAALTGGAFLSARYWVYYGDQG, encoded by the coding sequence GTGGCATCGGCTGGGCGGGGGGCGGATATAGCGGTCGAGCTTGAGTCGGCGGTGGCGTCGGCGAGACCGCGCCGGCGGGGCAGGGCGGGAGCGCGTCGTCGGGATGACCTCGTCGCGTATGTGTTCTTGGCTCCGTGGCTACTCGGGCTGGTGGGGATCACCCTCGGCCCGCTCCTCGCATCGCTCGCCCTGTCGTTTACTCGCTATGACCTGTTGTCCACCCCCAGATGGGCGGGGATCGCGAACTATCAGCGGATGGTGTCGGGTGATCCCAGCTTCATGCAATCGCTCGGCGTGACGGTCCTCTACGTCGTCGTTTCGGTTCCCTCCGTTCTCGTGATCTCGCTGGCGCTGGCGCTGCTGCTGAACCGTGGGCTGCGCGGCCTGACCCTGTACCGGGCGCTGTTCTATCTGCCCTCCCTGCTCGGCGGGAGCGTGGCCATCGCCGTCCTGTGGAGGCAGGTGTTTGGCATCGGCGGCATGCTCAACCAGATACTCGCGCTGGTCCACATCCGGGGGCAGAGTTGGATCGGCAGCCCGAGCACCGCGCTGTACACGCTGGTGGCGCTGAATGTCTGGCAGTTCGGGGCTACCATGATCATTTTCCTGGCCGGCCTTCGCCAGATCCCGGAGAGCCTGTATGACGCCGCGGCGGTAGACGGCGCCCGCTGGTGGCGACGGTTCTGGCACATTACTATTCCCATGCTGTCGCCGGTGATCTTCTTCAACGCGGTCTTGGGATTGATCCGGGCATTCCAGGTCTTCACTCCCGCCTACGTGGTGAGCAACGGCACGGGGGGACCTGCCGGTTCGATGCTCCTATACGCCCTCTATCTCTATCAGCAAGGGTTCGTGCACTACAATATGGGCTACGCTGCAGCCATGGCATGGGTCCTGGTGATCGTGATCGCCGCCCTGACAGGGGGAGCATTCCTCAGCGCGCGGTACTGGGTGTACTACGGAGACCAAGGGTAG
- a CDS encoding carbohydrate ABC transporter permease produces MDIAAIHEGRLPGTAWKQSVLGVGARQVLLIALLIVMLYPLFWMIGASFEPSAQIFVNAGLLPTSWTFSNYQRGWYPLQNLSFTRLFANSLIIAGLAVIGNVCSCTLAAYAFARLRFRFRAVLFAIMLLTIMLPHQVLIIPQYILFLHFRWLDTYLPLVVPRLLAVDGFFVFLIVQFIRGVPRELDEAAIIDGCGHWQLFLRIVAPLSVPAMATTGIFTFITSWNDFLGPLLYLTKPAMYTVPLGLNLFLDFNEASQWGPLFAMSVLSLVPIFIIFLPFQRLLTEGIATTGIK; encoded by the coding sequence ATGGACATCGCCGCGATCCACGAGGGACGCCTGCCCGGCACCGCCTGGAAGCAAAGCGTTCTGGGGGTGGGGGCCCGCCAGGTGCTGCTGATCGCCCTACTGATTGTGATGCTCTATCCGTTATTCTGGATGATAGGCGCTTCGTTCGAGCCCAGCGCTCAGATCTTCGTCAACGCCGGATTGCTGCCGACCTCCTGGACTTTTTCTAACTACCAACGCGGCTGGTATCCGCTCCAGAACCTGTCCTTCACCCGGCTGTTCGCGAACTCCCTGATCATCGCCGGCTTGGCCGTTATCGGGAACGTCTGCTCGTGCACGCTGGCGGCGTATGCGTTCGCGAGGTTGCGGTTCCGGTTTCGAGCCGTCCTCTTCGCGATCATGCTGTTGACCATCATGCTGCCTCACCAGGTGCTGATCATTCCCCAGTACATTCTCTTCCTGCATTTCCGATGGCTGGACACGTACCTGCCGTTGGTGGTGCCGCGCCTCTTGGCGGTCGACGGGTTCTTCGTCTTCCTGATCGTTCAGTTCATCCGCGGGGTGCCGAGGGAGCTGGACGAGGCGGCGATCATCGACGGGTGCGGGCATTGGCAGCTGTTCTTGCGCATCGTGGCTCCGCTGTCCGTGCCCGCGATGGCGACCACGGGCATCTTCACATTCATCACCTCGTGGAACGACTTTTTGGGACCATTGCTCTACTTGACGAAGCCCGCCATGTACACGGTACCCCTGGGCCTCAATCTCTTTCTCGATTTCAACGAAGCGTCCCAATGGGGCCCGCTGTTCGCCATGTCGGTGCTGAGCCTGGTTCCGATCTTTATTATTTTCCTGCCCTTTCAGAGGTTGCTGACCGAAGGAATCGCCACGACGGGGATCAAGTGA
- a CDS encoding M20/M25/M40 family metallo-hydrolase: MNPDVQQVLDRVEPAAIVDFASQLIRIPSFKTEETPLAQWLADYFSTRGYQVELQEVEPGRYQTIATLKGSGGGKSLMFNGHMDIDPLAMGWKRDPWTPFVEGDRLYGAGIFNMKGGDASMIMAAEAIRRSGMKLKGDLVLACVVGELQGGIGTVHLLDKGLRTDMAVVPEPYGAHNVISTHAGVVEMAISTIGFSQHISKKQHAVDAIAKMMTVIPALQRVRFRFSPRADLPDLPLLSVGCIIGGRGRDHDLKGPNYTCDYCTILIDVRFLPSQTSETVLEDVRKVLDALQAEDPDFAYEIVMPPPGKFKALRVIMEPTDVPHDEYIVQSIARHYREVTGDVPRTVGTILPLSYGGDDTCHLWRAGIPCVLYGPEGVEGTREEPDNCIFISEMVLATKVLALTAVDVCNAPVAK; encoded by the coding sequence ATGAATCCAGATGTGCAACAGGTGCTCGATCGCGTCGAACCTGCCGCCATCGTCGACTTTGCCAGTCAACTCATCCGCATCCCGAGCTTCAAAACCGAGGAAACGCCTTTGGCTCAGTGGTTGGCCGATTACTTCTCGACGCGCGGCTATCAGGTTGAGCTTCAGGAGGTGGAGCCAGGACGGTACCAGACGATAGCCACTTTGAAGGGAAGCGGTGGGGGCAAGAGCCTCATGTTTAACGGCCATATGGACATCGATCCTCTGGCCATGGGATGGAAGCGCGACCCCTGGACTCCCTTCGTGGAAGGCGACCGCCTCTACGGTGCGGGCATATTCAACATGAAGGGCGGCGACGCCTCGATGATCATGGCGGCTGAGGCCATCCGTCGATCGGGGATGAAACTCAAAGGGGATCTCGTGCTCGCCTGTGTGGTTGGCGAGTTGCAAGGCGGGATCGGTACGGTGCATTTGCTGGACAAGGGGTTACGAACGGATATGGCTGTAGTGCCTGAGCCTTACGGTGCGCACAATGTTATTAGCACTCATGCCGGTGTTGTTGAGATGGCCATATCGACTATTGGTTTCTCGCAGCACATAAGTAAAAAGCAGCATGCGGTCGATGCGATCGCGAAGATGATGACGGTGATCCCGGCCTTACAACGTGTCAGGTTTCGCTTTTCGCCGCGCGCGGATCTGCCGGATCTCCCTCTCTTGAGTGTCGGATGCATCATTGGAGGACGAGGGCGCGATCATGACCTCAAGGGACCCAACTACACGTGCGATTATTGCACGATCTTGATCGACGTCCGCTTCTTGCCCAGCCAGACCTCTGAGACAGTCCTGGAGGATGTCCGGAAGGTGCTCGACGCTCTCCAGGCGGAGGACCCAGATTTCGCCTATGAGATTGTGATGCCACCCCCTGGAAAGTTCAAAGCCCTGCGGGTGATCATGGAGCCTACCGACGTTCCTCATGATGAGTATATCGTCCAGTCGATCGCTCGACATTACCGTGAGGTCACGGGGGATGTCCCGCGAACAGTCGGGACCATCCTGCCCCTTTCATATGGAGGGGATGACACCTGCCACCTCTGGCGTGCGGGAATTCCTTGCGTACTGTACGGTCCCGAAGGGGTCGAAGGAACGAGGGAAGAACCGGACAACTGCATTTTCATCAGCGAAATGGTCCTCGCGACGAAGGTGCTCGCCTTGACGGCGGTTGATGTGTGTAACGCACCCGTTGCCAAATAG
- a CDS encoding RraA family protein, with amino-acid sequence MDPDRQRLLNLYKDLRVTDVADGLDMLGYQDIGLMDPAIRPLARDTVSFKHRLVGFAHTLRYVPTSHPVTARTPAEMREFIRSWYRDLAPGPQMEIHTGDIIVIDGTDTRVGFVGSNNTLGWIVRGAFGVVTNGGARDTDELIRQGCRVYSARIEKTIRPARLEFNAEQEPVNCGGVLVKPEDVVVADGDGVVVVARGLAEEVAKYAREVADGDREKRRALFKQAGLAEDDTVIPLSEISRR; translated from the coding sequence ATGGATCCGGATCGACAGCGGTTGCTCAACCTGTACAAGGATCTCCGCGTGACGGATGTTGCCGACGGGCTTGACATGCTTGGCTATCAGGACATTGGACTCATGGATCCCGCGATCCGCCCTCTCGCTCGCGACACGGTGAGTTTCAAGCATCGTTTGGTAGGCTTCGCACACACGCTTCGGTACGTTCCGACCTCTCATCCGGTCACCGCACGTACTCCGGCCGAGATGAGAGAATTCATCCGTAGTTGGTATCGGGATCTGGCTCCGGGCCCACAGATGGAGATCCACACCGGCGACATCATTGTGATCGATGGGACGGACACACGCGTCGGCTTCGTAGGGTCCAACAATACCTTGGGGTGGATCGTGCGGGGCGCGTTTGGAGTCGTCACCAACGGTGGAGCACGCGATACCGACGAATTGATTAGACAAGGCTGCCGAGTGTACTCCGCGCGCATCGAGAAGACGATTCGGCCGGCCCGCCTTGAGTTCAATGCCGAGCAAGAACCGGTGAACTGCGGGGGTGTTCTCGTCAAGCCGGAGGACGTGGTGGTGGCGGACGGCGACGGCGTCGTCGTCGTGGCGCGCGGGTTGGCGGAGGAGGTTGCGAAGTACGCTCGAGAGGTAGCCGACGGCGACCGAGAAAAGCGGCGCGCTCTGTTCAAACAGGCCGGCCTAGCGGAGGACGATACCGTGATCCCCCTGTCGGAGATCAGCCGGCGGTAG
- a CDS encoding sigma-70 family RNA polymerase sigma factor, which produces MESVGILKATKPGSDGAAVAGPSWGDPMHNAPSPADRARFEQVIGEQLDGLYRSARRLTRNQAAAEDLVQEVMLKSWRSFHTFQEGTRVRAWLHRILMNAFFDAHRKQTREPEVVEQNDIDDFYFYDKASEGAARREAGNPEALLDQIMDTEVLRSLDALPVHYRSAILLADVEGFSHKEIADILSIPPGTVMSRLFRGRHLLQRELWEFAKNRHLVSGDAH; this is translated from the coding sequence ATGGAGAGCGTGGGGATTTTGAAGGCGACGAAACCGGGATCCGACGGCGCGGCCGTCGCCGGCCCATCCTGGGGCGATCCAATGCACAATGCCCCGAGCCCGGCGGATCGAGCCCGATTCGAGCAGGTGATCGGGGAGCAGTTGGATGGACTCTACCGCTCCGCCCGCCGCCTCACGCGGAACCAGGCCGCGGCCGAAGATCTGGTGCAGGAAGTCATGCTCAAGTCCTGGCGGTCCTTCCACACGTTTCAAGAGGGCACCCGCGTCCGGGCGTGGCTCCATCGCATCCTGATGAACGCGTTTTTCGATGCCCATCGCAAGCAGACCCGGGAACCAGAAGTCGTGGAGCAGAACGATATCGACGACTTCTACTTCTACGACAAAGCAAGCGAGGGCGCGGCGCGGCGTGAGGCGGGCAACCCCGAGGCCCTGCTCGATCAGATCATGGACACCGAGGTGCTCCGCAGCCTCGATGCGCTGCCGGTGCACTACCGATCCGCGATCCTCCTGGCCGATGTGGAAGGGTTCAGCCACAAGGAAATCGCAGACATCCTGAGTATCCCCCCAGGGACGGTCATGTCGCGGCTCTTCCGCGGACGGCACCTCCTGCAACGGGAGTTGTGGGAGTTTGCCAAGAACCGGCACCTTGTCAGCGGAGACGCACATTGA
- a CDS encoding RraA family protein, producing the protein MVDALDSVGRQDLTLMDERIRPLWQGMRFWGPAVTLRALPANVRMPSLSATDALTARSHAIWFAEHGRLEIASAVRSGCVVVTATEGCPETGIWGSNNALDITAKGAVGVVTDGYARDTDELILQKTPVACRGRGRTIIPGRVTFAGVNEPVACGGVLVRPGDIIGCDGDGCVVVPVEVADEVVRIAKSILIADAMKRRQLYQRLGMPLDETVAVEEMEAFYEGL; encoded by the coding sequence GTGGTCGACGCACTCGATTCGGTGGGCAGACAGGACTTGACGCTGATGGACGAGCGCATCAGGCCCCTCTGGCAGGGTATGCGGTTCTGGGGCCCGGCTGTCACGCTGCGTGCGCTGCCGGCCAACGTGCGTATGCCGAGTCTTTCAGCCACCGATGCCTTGACGGCACGGTCGCACGCGATCTGGTTTGCCGAGCACGGACGCCTGGAGATCGCGAGCGCCGTCAGATCAGGCTGCGTCGTCGTGACTGCGACAGAGGGATGCCCCGAGACCGGCATCTGGGGTTCGAACAACGCGCTGGACATCACCGCCAAGGGCGCGGTGGGGGTGGTCACGGACGGCTACGCGCGGGATACAGATGAGCTGATCTTGCAGAAGACCCCCGTCGCCTGTCGCGGACGGGGCCGGACCATCATCCCAGGACGCGTGACCTTTGCCGGAGTGAACGAGCCGGTTGCGTGTGGCGGTGTCCTTGTTCGTCCGGGCGATATCATCGGATGTGATGGCGACGGCTGCGTCGTCGTTCCCGTAGAGGTGGCGGATGAGGTGGTCCGGATCGCCAAAAGCATCTTGATCGCCGATGCGATGAAGCGGCGCCAGCTCTATCAGCGTTTGGGGATGCCGCTGGACGAGACCGTGGCGGTGGAAGAGATGGAAGCCTTCTATGAAGGCTTGTGA
- a CDS encoding extracellular solute-binding protein, whose amino-acid sequence MDAFISADSDGPSIGTPRSRRDFLALAGKGATVLASSGGLASLLEAVSAQSANAGPAAGKGPVEGEISFTWWGTGERSQKTQAVMALFEQKYPKAKIQGQPVGDFNTYWQKLTVEAAARNLPDVPQMQVRYLAVYATRNVLRPLDDLVQSGAIDVSGMPKVLVDSGRGRDGKLYMVPTGSATNNWIYNASIAEKAGLAPLPPDMTWEQLQKWLLDAKDKMPAGVYAGDLRGGGDAEWWAWVSSHGQPVFSKSGKLGFSKELMVQYWNWWETLRKAGATVPAAMMQEEPTDNQQGYITLGKVMFDQRPANQLPAIQAPLTASGKGTLRLAAFPRRPSGNGQVLVNNGLSIAANCTNIPAAAAWINFFTNDPDGAKAYASSNGAVTVTKLLDAQIAETGAGSPATKEYLQFIKGVIAGRPTIVDFPPNYTAVVQAIANNYSNVAFGKATVESAVDAFFSQANAATS is encoded by the coding sequence ATGGATGCATTCATCTCAGCCGATTCTGACGGTCCTTCGATCGGGACACCCCGGAGCCGGCGTGACTTCCTCGCTCTGGCGGGCAAGGGGGCGACCGTGCTGGCATCGAGCGGTGGGCTGGCGTCGCTCCTCGAGGCCGTGAGTGCGCAGAGCGCGAACGCCGGGCCGGCGGCCGGGAAGGGGCCGGTTGAGGGGGAGATCAGCTTCACCTGGTGGGGAACCGGGGAGCGGAGCCAGAAGACGCAGGCGGTCATGGCGCTATTCGAGCAGAAGTACCCCAAGGCGAAAATCCAGGGACAGCCGGTGGGTGACTTTAACACCTACTGGCAGAAGCTCACCGTCGAGGCCGCCGCACGCAATCTTCCGGATGTGCCTCAGATGCAGGTCCGGTACTTGGCCGTGTATGCCACACGGAATGTCCTCCGGCCGCTCGATGACCTGGTCCAGTCAGGCGCGATTGACGTGTCTGGGATGCCCAAAGTCCTCGTCGACTCCGGTAGGGGGCGGGATGGCAAGCTGTATATGGTGCCTACCGGCTCGGCTACCAACAACTGGATATACAACGCTTCCATAGCGGAGAAGGCAGGCCTGGCGCCACTGCCACCGGACATGACGTGGGAGCAGCTGCAGAAGTGGCTTTTGGACGCAAAAGACAAGATGCCGGCCGGTGTGTACGCCGGCGATCTGCGCGGCGGCGGCGACGCCGAGTGGTGGGCGTGGGTGTCTTCTCACGGCCAGCCCGTCTTTTCCAAGAGTGGGAAGCTGGGTTTCTCAAAAGAGCTGATGGTGCAGTACTGGAACTGGTGGGAGACGCTCCGCAAGGCGGGTGCCACGGTCCCGGCGGCCATGATGCAGGAAGAGCCGACCGACAACCAGCAGGGGTACATCACACTCGGGAAAGTGATGTTCGACCAGCGGCCGGCAAACCAGCTGCCCGCAATTCAGGCGCCGCTCACGGCAAGCGGCAAGGGGACGCTCAGGCTGGCCGCCTTTCCACGGCGCCCCAGCGGCAACGGTCAGGTGCTCGTGAATAACGGCTTATCCATCGCGGCCAACTGCACCAATATTCCCGCCGCCGCGGCCTGGATCAATTTCTTCACCAATGACCCCGACGGTGCGAAGGCCTATGCCTCGAGCAACGGCGCGGTGACCGTGACTAAGCTGCTGGACGCTCAGATTGCCGAGACCGGCGCAGGGTCGCCGGCCACGAAGGAGTACCTTCAGTTCATCAAAGGAGTGATCGCCGGCAGGCCCACCATCGTCGACTTCCCGCCTAATTACACCGCGGTCGTCCAAGCCATCGCGAATAACTATTCGAACGTGGCCTTCGGGAAGGCGACCGTCGAGTCCGCCGTCGACGCTTTCTTCTCCCAGGCCAACGCAGCCACGAGCTAG